In one window of Scylla paramamosain isolate STU-SP2022 chromosome 38, ASM3559412v1, whole genome shotgun sequence DNA:
- the LOC135091599 gene encoding piggyBac transposable element-derived protein 3-like: MTSRKRPLTVNEALDILEDEDEFFDVYMEPPDVRELTDEDSASEEDEQPERLCGNQLLAGAEIRRRGVADVGKSDDDEPHTETARPPSKKAKKIRQEPLKWIIGEKIMDGLPLFPEPDYSKYRDFSPTELFELFFDEELFEFIVQQSKLYCAYKNWPDISVTKEEIKVFFGILVLIVSGYNPMPSKASFWSSSPDLRNEAVCNAMRRDRFDRIMRCLHFNDNTKLDVEDKYTKLRPLIQHLQKRSMDHFIPTQAISHDEAMVKYFGKHGCKQSIRNKPIRFGYKVWCQNTVSGYLVAFEPYQGKSHKGNIELQAKFGKPAATVLELIDEYSTEKRNLSYSFYFDNYFTTIPLLIELKERGYNGTGTIKSNTVGKDCPLMQSKAMEKKERGYFMSATASDKNESVVLSRWKDNAVVTVASSLYGSEPIGSVDRWSRVDKKKIKVSIPHGIKMYNKGMGGTDRMDQNINKYRISIKSKKWWWSLFTWMLDMAVHNAWQLSKGQGSALTQLQFRREIAACYLNQFGILPKGKGRKSTTLPAQHFVRYDNLGHLVEPVQDNKKRRCANTGCTSIGRTQCSRCNVGLCVKCFRDYHTK; the protein is encoded by the exons aTGACAAGCAGGAAAAG GCCTCTTACAGTGAACGAAGCTTTGGACATTttagaggatgaagatgagttCTTTGATGTATATATGGAACCCCCTGATGTTCGTGAGCTTACTGATGAAGATTCTGCaagtgaagaggatgaacaaCCAGAAAGACTTTGTGGGAACCAACTTTTGGCTGGAGCAGAAATTCGCCGTCGTGGTGTAGCAGATGTCGGCAAATCTGACGATGATGAACCTCACACGGAAACCGCCAGACCCCCCAGtaagaaggcaaaaaaaatccGTCAAGAACCTCTAAAATGGAtaataggagagaaaataatggatgGATTGCCTTTGTTTCCTGAGCCTGACTATAGCAAGTACAGAGATTTTTCTCCTACAGAACTCTTTGAGTTATTTTTTGATGAGGAACTTTTTGAGTTCATAGTTCAGCAGTCCAAGCTTTACTGTGCTTATAAAAACTGGCCAGACATCAGTGTCACTAAGGAAGAAATCAAAGTATTTTTTGGTATACTCGTATTGATTGTGTCTGGATATAATCCCATGCCCAGTAAAGCCTCATTCTGGTCCTCTAGCCCTGATCTTCGTAATGAGGCTGTCTGTAATGCTATGCGCAGAGATAGGTTTGACAGGATTATGAGGTGTCTACATTTCAATGACAACACTAAGCTAGATGTAGAGGACAAATATACAAAACTTAGGCCCCTTATACAGCACCTTCAGAAACGATCTATGGACCATTTCATTCCCACCCAAGCAATTTCTCATGATGAGGCTATGGTCAAATATTTTGGCAAACATGGCTGTAAGCAGTCTATTCGCAATAAACCCATTAGGTTTGGCTATAAAGTCTGGTGCCAAAACACTGTTTCAGGCTATCTTGTTGCATTTGAACCTTATCAGGGAAAGTCACACAAAGGTAACATTGAATTGCAAGCTAAGTTTGGGAAGCCAGCAGCAACAGTTCTAGAACTGATTGATGAATATAGCACAGAGAAAAGGAATCTCTCTTACAGTTTCTATTTTGACAATTATTTTACTACAATACCACTGCTGATAGAACTAAAGGAGAGGGGGTACAATGGTACTGGAACAATTAAATCTAACACTGTAGGGAAGGACTGTCCTCTAATGCAATCCAAAgcaatggagaaaaaagagagaggctaTTTCATGAGTGCGACAGCATCAGACAAGAACGAATCGGTAGTATTATCGCGGTGGAAAGATAATGCGGTAGTAACTGTAGCCTCTTCCCTCTATGGTAGTGAACCAATTGGTTCTGTAGACAGATGGAGTAgagtggacaaaaagaaaataaaagtcagTATTCCTCATGGAATTAAAATGTACAACAAAGGTATGGGAGGGACTGATAGAATGGatcaaaacataaataaatatagaatttcaataaaaagcaagaaatggtggtggtctttgttCACATGGATGTTGGACATGGCAGTCCATAATGCATGGCAACTATCGAAAGGACAAGGCAGTGCACTAACACAACTGCAGTTTCGTCGAGAAATTGCTGCTTGCTACCTAAATCAGTTTGGAATTTTACccaaaggtaaaggaagaaaatcgaCTACTCTTCCAGCACAACATTTTGTAAGATATGACAACTTAGGACATCTTGTTGAACCTGTCcaggataacaaaaaaagaaggtgTGCAAATACTGGTTGTACTTCAATTGGCCGAACTCAGTGTTCAAGATGTAATGTGGGATTGTGTGTGAAGTGTTTCAGAGATTACCACACTAAGTAA